One Sediminispirochaeta bajacaliforniensis DSM 16054 genomic window, GTTATGCCCTGCTCGATTCCCTCGGTGTCCGGGATATTCGTTCCTACAATCGAAAGGTGAAAAAGAAGCGTCTGGCCACCAGACCGCTTCCCTATCTCGTGGTGATCATCGACGAGTTTGCCGACCTCATGGCCACGACGGGAAAGGAGCTTGAATCAACCCTTGCACGTCTTGCTGCCATGAGCCGGGCGGTGGGTATTCATCTTGTGCTGGCAACCCAGCGTCCCTCCATCGATGTCATCACCGGATTGATCAAGGCCAACATTCCAAGTCGGATTGCCTTTATGGTGGCGGGCAAGTTCGATTCCCGAATCATCATAGACGCCGTGGGCGCCGAGAAGCTGCTGGGGCGCGGCGACATGCTTTTTACCAGCGCATGGGATCCTGTGCCTTCCCGAATTCAGGGTGCTTATCTAAGCGAAGAGGAGGTCGAGCGCATTGCAGCCTATGTACGGACCCTCGGCGAGCCCGAATATATCGACGACGAAATTTTTATCGACGACGAGGATTCGGATACCCTCTTCGACGGTGGTGGAATCGATGATCCGCTCATGGACAAGGCCCTGGAGATCGTTACCACAGCAGGAAAGGCGAGCGCCAGTTACCTGCAGCGCAGACTGAAGATCGGCTACAATCGTGCCGCACGACTCGTGGAAGAGATGGAAGAGCGGGGAATCGTCGGACCCCAGAACGGCTCCAAGCCCCGGGAGATTATCCACGTTCCCGATCGTTATCGAGAGGGCCGGGGTGATGACGAGGAGCAATAGAGGAGCGTCGTTAGCTCACTCCTCTCACCGGTCTCATGGAATTGCCTTGGCCGTTCCGCTTCTTCTGCTGACAGCCGGACAGCTCTCCGCCGCCCTTTCCGGGCGCGCTATTGCATCCGGTGCCTCGCCGTTCAACATCTATACCCTTGCCCTCTACTGTTTCCTCGGCGCACGAGGCGTCAGTTGGGTACTGATCGTGCGCTATCTTTCCCTTTCCTTTGCCTATCCGGTGATGAGTCTCGGCTACTGCCTGGTGCCCCTTGCCGCCGCACTTTTTCTCGGTGAAGACTTAAGCTGGGGAACGCTTGCGGGCATGATCCTGGTGACTGCCGGGGTTGCCCTGATCGGTACGGCTGGCAAGAAGGGGCAGGAATGAATCTGCTTTTGGCGCTGACGGTTGTGCTATCGGCGGTCGGCCAGCTTTTGACGAAGGCTGGGGCGGATCGTACCCTGCCTGATTCCGATGCTTTGAAGAATGTGTTACCTATTGCCGCTGTGAGACGTTTTTTGAGAAAAGCGGCGAACCCTTTCCTTATATGCGGACTTGTGGTGGTGGCTGCTGTTCCCTTTCTTTATACCAGGGCCCTTGCTTCCCTTTCCCTTACCAGGGCGTATGGGGCAACGGGGCTTACCTATCCTCTGGTTATATTCGGGAGTGCCATTATCCTTCGGGAGCGCATCGGTTTGCGTCACATCGCCGGAGGGCTCTTGATTTTTGCCGGCTTTTTGGTCTGGAATATGTTTCCATGATTAGCGTTGTTATTCCTTCCTATAATGGGGCCGCAACCCTTGTGCCCCTTTGCCTCAGCATCACAGACGTTCTGCAGCGCCTTGGCCTCGAGTGGGAGATAATCGTTGTTCTCGACGGCAGCAGCGACGAAAGCCGGGATCTTCTTGCTTCCCTCATCGGGGAGGGAATCGTGGATGTGCTTTGCGAGCTTCCCATACGATCGGGACAGCAGCGGGCGACGCTGGAAGGGATCCTCCGTGGACGGGGATCGTGGTTTCTTACCCTAGACGACGACTTCGGCCACAGACCCGGGGATGTGGAGAAGCTTCTTGCCGTAAAAGAGGGCGGGGCCGATCTTGTTTTCGGTGTTCCCGAAACGGGAAGAAGGAGTTCCTTGCGGAACCTCGGCAGCAGCCTGCGCAGCACCCTCTTTCACCTTGCCTCCGGCAGAAAGAAGCTGATACCGTCGAGTTTTCGCCTCTTCTCCAGGAGCTGTGCCCTGTCGCTGTTTCTCGCACCGGTGGCCTGCCGTTATCTTTCGGTGGAGCTTGTACGCCACTCCCGTAAAGCCGAAAGTCTTCTTCTTACGGCTGGGGGGAATGCTGAGACAGAGACCGAAAGAAAGGCTGAAACGAAGAACGAAAACGCCCACTCCTCAGCCCCGGGAACAAGCCGTCATCCTGCATCCTCCCTTGTCCGGGGAACCTTATCCCTGGCAAGCTATCTGTTGCCCTGGCGAAGGGACCCTCTTTGCTCTTCGAAGCGGGCTCTTCTTGTCGTAGGTGCCGGGGGAGGGCAGC contains:
- a CDS encoding DMT family transporter, yielding MAVPLLLLTAGQLSAALSGRAIASGASPFNIYTLALYCFLGARGVSWVLIVRYLSLSFAYPVMSLGYCLVPLAAALFLGEDLSWGTLAGMILVTAGVALIGTAGKKGQE
- a CDS encoding EamA family transporter; the encoded protein is MNLLLALTVVLSAVGQLLTKAGADRTLPDSDALKNVLPIAAVRRFLRKAANPFLICGLVVVAAVPFLYTRALASLSLTRAYGATGLTYPLVIFGSAIILRERIGLRHIAGGLLIFAGFLVWNMFP